A single window of uncultured Pseudodesulfovibrio sp. DNA harbors:
- the def gene encoding peptide deformylase, with the protein MKLDICTWPDEVLAAKAEPLGEVTPELKELIENMIETMYESDGVGLAAPQIGESIRLICVDQTGPKVRGDLRVLINPEIVECDGEVESEEGCLSCPELSTKVKRSEHVVCKALDPDGKEVVIDTAGFLAIILQHEIDHLEGVTLADRVGRLKKAMYKKKALKWKR; encoded by the coding sequence ATGAAATTAGACATATGCACGTGGCCTGACGAGGTCTTGGCTGCCAAGGCCGAACCTCTTGGAGAGGTCACTCCCGAGTTGAAAGAACTCATCGAAAACATGATCGAGACCATGTACGAGTCTGATGGTGTGGGGCTTGCCGCTCCACAGATTGGCGAGTCCATCAGACTCATCTGCGTGGATCAGACCGGTCCCAAGGTTCGTGGTGATTTGCGAGTGCTTATTAACCCGGAAATCGTGGAATGTGACGGTGAAGTGGAGTCCGAGGAAGGCTGTTTGAGCTGCCCGGAACTGAGCACCAAGGTCAAACGATCCGAACATGTCGTGTGCAAGGCTCTGGACCCGGACGGCAAGGAAGTCGTTATTGATACCGCTGGTTTTTTGGCTATTATATTGCAGCATGAAATCGATCATCTGGAAGGCGTGACCCTGGCTGATCGTGTTGGTCGTCTGAAAAAGGCAATGTACAAAAAGAAGGCTCTCAAGTGGAAGAGATAA
- a CDS encoding molybdopterin-dependent oxidoreductase produces the protein MTITTACTMDCGDACSLLVDTDKKSIKGNPKHPFTKGFCCKKGSRYFERLDAEDRIVTPLIKENGKFQEASWDEAMDLVVKKLDTARAVPESILHIHGHGYRGILGKASDILFNKLGSSTTYGAVCDDTGITASIRDFGILNHNAPEDILNASRVINWGRDLTRCSIHQLALIHKARKNGTEVLTISPGGDGTAEFSDVNVVIRPGTDRFLAAAVLKLYLEAGDLNPWVLNRTFNWPALRGLIDGMSFNELCSACEVSSSDVEMIYDWYADTGNVATIISWGVQRHVFGGENVRFINALAMISGNIGVPGGGAYFNVSSSRDLGTWEHLVTGGNSAKRRELLIQNIGAEIQKATPPIEFIWVDGHNIVNQVPDCLSVVEAFAKPFVVVVDGFMNDTAMQADVILPPAFMFEREDVLGSFVHNYVNHCAAVVKPRGQCRSDFDIYSDLGSRLTDPITFPDSETCIREGLKQADISYDELMENGFVKVHHPSVAFENMQFGHLDGLYRFPEELHPEPQRDPDYPLQLLSLVSGKYLHSQIPEKDQAGAPVVFVSKQNPAWGALNPAMDTYLVTPEGAMQVKVDTVEDLHPRAVIIRRGGWMKYGQNANVIIKPMMTDMGDGTAYYSQSCRLENR, from the coding sequence ATGACTATAACCACGGCCTGCACCATGGACTGCGGGGACGCCTGTTCCCTTCTTGTCGACACAGACAAAAAATCCATCAAAGGCAATCCCAAGCACCCGTTTACCAAAGGCTTCTGCTGCAAAAAAGGCAGCCGGTATTTCGAACGTCTTGACGCCGAGGACCGCATTGTCACGCCTCTCATCAAGGAAAACGGTAAATTTCAAGAAGCTTCATGGGATGAAGCCATGGATTTGGTGGTAAAAAAACTGGATACAGCACGAGCTGTGCCTGAATCCATTCTGCACATTCACGGACACGGCTACCGTGGAATACTCGGCAAAGCGAGTGACATTCTCTTCAACAAGCTTGGGTCCTCCACCACATATGGCGCGGTCTGCGACGACACAGGTATCACCGCGTCCATCCGAGATTTTGGCATCCTCAACCACAACGCTCCTGAAGATATCCTGAACGCCAGCCGCGTTATCAACTGGGGACGCGACCTGACACGATGTTCCATCCACCAGCTCGCGCTCATCCACAAGGCTCGTAAAAACGGCACCGAGGTGCTGACCATCTCCCCCGGCGGAGACGGCACCGCAGAATTTTCCGATGTCAACGTCGTTATCCGTCCCGGCACAGACCGATTTCTGGCTGCCGCTGTCCTCAAACTCTACCTGGAAGCCGGCGACCTCAATCCGTGGGTTCTGAATCGTACGTTCAACTGGCCCGCCCTTCGAGGTCTTATCGACGGCATGAGTTTCAATGAGTTGTGCTCGGCTTGCGAAGTATCATCTTCGGATGTCGAGATGATTTACGACTGGTATGCCGACACAGGCAACGTTGCCACGATCATCAGCTGGGGTGTCCAACGCCATGTTTTTGGCGGCGAAAACGTCCGCTTCATCAATGCGTTGGCAATGATTTCCGGCAACATCGGCGTTCCCGGAGGAGGAGCATATTTCAACGTTTCCTCAAGCCGGGATCTCGGTACTTGGGAGCATCTGGTCACGGGAGGCAACTCGGCCAAACGCCGTGAACTTCTCATCCAAAACATTGGTGCTGAAATACAAAAAGCGACCCCACCCATCGAGTTCATCTGGGTGGACGGGCACAACATCGTCAATCAGGTCCCGGATTGCCTTTCGGTAGTCGAGGCCTTTGCCAAACCCTTTGTGGTCGTAGTGGACGGATTCATGAACGACACAGCCATGCAAGCTGATGTCATCCTCCCGCCCGCCTTCATGTTTGAACGTGAAGATGTGCTCGGCTCATTTGTCCACAATTACGTGAACCACTGTGCAGCAGTCGTCAAACCACGCGGTCAATGCCGATCCGACTTCGACATATACAGCGACTTAGGCTCACGCCTGACCGACCCCATCACTTTCCCGGACAGCGAGACCTGTATCAGGGAAGGCCTGAAGCAGGCCGACATCTCTTATGATGAACTCATGGAAAACGGATTCGTTAAAGTACACCACCCTTCCGTGGCCTTTGAAAACATGCAGTTCGGCCATCTGGACGGGTTATATCGTTTCCCGGAAGAGCTTCACCCAGAGCCACAACGCGACCCGGATTACCCCTTGCAACTCCTCTCTTTGGTGAGTGGCAAATATCTTCACTCCCAAATCCCGGAGAAGGATCAAGCTGGAGCTCCGGTGGTTTTTGTGTCTAAACAAAATCCGGCATGGGGCGCACTCAATCCAGCCATGGACACCTACCTCGTCACACCGGAAGGCGCGATGCAGGTCAAGGTTGATACTGTAGAGGACCTGCACCCCCGTGCGGTTATCATCCGTCGTGGCGGGTGGATGAAATATGGACAAAATGCTAATGTCATCATCAAGCCCATGATGACGGACATGGGTGATGGGACAGCGTATTACAGCCAAAGCTGTCGATTGGAAAACAGATAA
- a CDS encoding epoxyqueuosine reductase QueH: MKRVLLHICCGPCSITTIKTLQDQGHDVTGLFYNPNIHPLMEYVKRRDGCLEVAEKLGIKVIVKDNEYRPQEWFRSVAYRETNRCFHCYAGRMERTSQIAKKGGFDFFTTTLLYSKYQKHDDISKLGQDLQSEKTRFFYHDFREGWQDGIVISKEWGIYRQQYCGCLYSENERYQRELGK, from the coding sequence ATGAAAAGAGTTCTTCTTCACATATGTTGCGGTCCGTGTTCCATCACCACCATCAAAACCCTTCAGGATCAGGGACATGATGTCACTGGATTGTTCTATAATCCGAATATTCATCCTTTGATGGAGTATGTGAAGCGGCGTGATGGCTGTCTGGAAGTGGCGGAAAAGCTCGGCATCAAGGTTATCGTCAAGGATAATGAGTATAGGCCGCAGGAATGGTTCCGCAGTGTGGCCTACCGCGAGACCAACCGTTGTTTTCATTGCTATGCTGGTCGTATGGAGCGCACATCCCAGATAGCAAAAAAGGGTGGGTTCGATTTCTTTACCACCACGCTGCTTTACTCCAAATATCAGAAGCATGATGATATTTCGAAACTTGGACAGGATCTCCAGTCCGAGAAGACGCGTTTTTTTTACCATGATTTTCGTGAAGGCTGGCAAGATGGCATCGTGATCTCCAAGGAATGGGGAATCTATCGCCAACAGTATTGTGGCTGTCTTTACAGCGAAAATGAACGGTACCAGCGGGAGTTGGGGAAATAA
- the fmt gene encoding methionyl-tRNA formyltransferase: protein MEEINTNSTSPESWGAVDLKPLRTVFMGTPDFAAEALSILLAFDAADVVGVYSQPDRPCGRGRQCKPSAVKKVALENDIPVFQPENFKDQKAIDELAALKPDVLVVAAYGLILPQAVLDIPTIHPLNIHASLLPQWRGAAPIQRSIENGDVVTGISIMKMEAGLDTGPVMVQRALRIGHNDHAGAIHDELAKLGGICICEAMARLQTGAYDLKEQDNENATYAKKLEKKEGEIDWNRPVAAIHNQIRAMYPWPGAFFDWTNPEGKTIRLNVAPGEPSEDSAPSVEPGTVLGEMDGKLAIVAADKIYLTPEVKPQGKKAMDATAFACGYMKECK, encoded by the coding sequence GTGGAAGAGATAAATACCAATTCGACATCTCCCGAGTCCTGGGGCGCAGTGGATTTGAAGCCGTTGCGTACAGTTTTCATGGGGACGCCTGATTTTGCTGCCGAGGCACTGAGTATTCTGCTCGCCTTTGATGCCGCTGATGTTGTCGGTGTTTATTCACAGCCGGATCGTCCGTGTGGTCGTGGCAGGCAGTGCAAGCCGTCCGCAGTGAAAAAGGTGGCGTTGGAAAACGACATCCCCGTGTTTCAGCCTGAAAATTTCAAGGACCAGAAAGCTATCGACGAACTGGCAGCACTCAAGCCGGATGTGCTGGTGGTGGCTGCTTACGGGTTGATTCTGCCTCAGGCCGTGCTTGATATCCCGACTATCCATCCGCTTAATATCCACGCCTCCTTGTTGCCTCAGTGGCGAGGCGCGGCTCCGATTCAACGGTCTATAGAGAACGGCGATGTGGTCACTGGCATTTCCATCATGAAGATGGAAGCCGGTTTGGACACCGGTCCGGTCATGGTACAGCGCGCTCTGCGTATTGGTCATAATGATCACGCCGGGGCCATTCATGATGAACTGGCTAAACTCGGTGGTATTTGTATCTGCGAGGCCATGGCCCGGTTACAGACCGGAGCCTATGATCTCAAGGAGCAGGATAACGAAAACGCCACCTACGCCAAAAAATTGGAAAAGAAGGAAGGCGAAATCGATTGGAACCGTCCTGTTGCGGCCATCCATAACCAGATTCGTGCCATGTATCCGTGGCCTGGTGCCTTTTTTGACTGGACCAACCCGGAAGGTAAGACCATTCGTTTGAATGTTGCGCCGGGTGAACCCTCCGAGGATTCCGCCCCCAGCGTGGAGCCGGGAACAGTGTTGGGTGAAATGGACGGCAAGCTCGCCATTGTTGCCGCTGATAAGATTTATTTGACCCCGGAAGTGAAACCTCAGGGCAAGAAGGCCATGGACGCCACGGCTTTTGCCTGCGGGTACATGAAGGAATGTAAATAG
- the aspS gene encoding aspartate--tRNA ligase produces MSEHQEERDYEEFRVIEDLAGWRRTHHNNQLTAANMDEEVCLMGWVQFRRDHGGLIFLDLRDREGLTQVVFNPEENAEVHERAHAIRPEYVVAIKGKVRPRPEGMANPNMVTGEVEIEVFEYKLLNTSDTPPFPIEDRVEVGENLRLKYRFLDLRRPSLAKNFIIRNKAAQSVRRYLDALGFLEVETPVLTKSTPEGARDFLVPSRVNQGEFYALPQSPQLFKQMLMVSGMDRYFQIVKCFRDEDLRADRQPEFTQIDIEMSFTDEALIQDMAEGMVKTLFKETIDVELPAEFPRMSFADAMNYYGVDKPDLRFELKHIDITDVFKNSGFKVFASSELVKVMLVPGGATLSRKEIDQYTKFVEIYGSKGLAWIKVKEDGEWQSPIVKFFSEEEIAELRSRTDCQPGDILFFQAGPADIANAALGNLRCEIAKDMDLIDDSVFKPVWITDFPLLEYDAEEKRYVARHHPFTSALPEQMEVLEKDPGNAIARAYDLVMNGYEVGGGSIRIHTPEQQKHMFAALGIDEEEARAKFGFLMDALKFGAPPHGGIAFGLDRLIMILTGSKSIRDVIAFPKTQKATCLMTEAPSEVPNKQLRDLGIRLREKKKED; encoded by the coding sequence ATGTCTGAACATCAGGAAGAACGGGACTACGAAGAGTTTCGCGTCATTGAAGACCTTGCCGGTTGGCGCCGTACGCATCACAATAACCAGCTGACCGCGGCCAATATGGACGAGGAAGTCTGTCTCATGGGTTGGGTCCAGTTCCGACGTGACCATGGGGGATTGATTTTCCTCGATCTGCGTGACCGTGAAGGTTTGACTCAGGTGGTCTTTAATCCTGAGGAAAATGCAGAGGTACACGAACGCGCCCACGCCATCCGCCCCGAATACGTGGTGGCAATCAAGGGCAAGGTCCGGCCTCGTCCCGAAGGTATGGCCAATCCGAATATGGTCACCGGTGAAGTGGAGATTGAGGTTTTTGAGTACAAATTGCTTAACACCTCCGATACACCGCCGTTCCCCATCGAAGATCGTGTGGAAGTGGGAGAGAACCTGCGCCTCAAGTATCGCTTCCTCGATCTGCGTCGGCCTTCGTTGGCAAAGAATTTTATTATTCGCAACAAGGCTGCCCAGTCTGTGCGTCGCTATCTGGACGCCCTCGGCTTCCTTGAAGTCGAGACTCCGGTCCTGACTAAGTCCACCCCTGAAGGGGCGCGTGACTTTTTGGTGCCCAGTCGCGTCAATCAGGGCGAGTTCTACGCTTTGCCCCAGTCCCCTCAGTTGTTCAAGCAGATGCTTATGGTTTCCGGCATGGACCGGTATTTCCAGATCGTCAAATGCTTCCGCGACGAGGACCTGCGCGCTGACCGTCAGCCCGAGTTCACTCAGATCGATATCGAAATGTCCTTCACCGACGAAGCCCTGATTCAGGATATGGCCGAAGGTATGGTCAAAACCCTGTTTAAGGAAACTATCGACGTGGAACTGCCCGCCGAGTTCCCTCGCATGAGTTTTGCTGACGCCATGAATTATTATGGTGTGGATAAGCCTGACCTTCGTTTCGAGTTGAAGCACATCGACATCACCGATGTGTTCAAGAATTCCGGCTTCAAGGTTTTCGCTTCTTCCGAACTGGTCAAGGTCATGCTCGTTCCCGGCGGTGCGACCCTGTCCCGCAAGGAGATCGATCAGTACACCAAGTTTGTTGAGATTTATGGCTCCAAAGGCCTTGCCTGGATCAAGGTCAAGGAAGACGGCGAATGGCAGTCGCCCATCGTCAAGTTCTTCTCCGAAGAAGAAATTGCAGAATTGCGCAGCCGCACCGATTGTCAGCCCGGAGACATCCTGTTCTTCCAGGCCGGCCCCGCTGACATCGCCAACGCTGCACTCGGCAATCTGCGTTGCGAAATAGCCAAAGATATGGACCTCATTGATGACTCCGTGTTTAAGCCGGTTTGGATTACCGACTTCCCGCTGCTTGAATACGATGCTGAGGAAAAGCGTTACGTTGCCCGCCATCACCCCTTCACCTCCGCCCTGCCTGAGCAGATGGAAGTGTTGGAAAAAGATCCCGGCAATGCCATTGCCCGCGCTTACGACCTGGTCATGAATGGCTACGAGGTCGGCGGTGGTTCCATCCGTATTCATACCCCGGAACAGCAGAAGCACATGTTCGCTGCTCTTGGTATCGATGAAGAAGAAGCCCGTGCGAAATTTGGTTTCCTCATGGACGCTCTGAAGTTCGGTGCACCGCCCCATGGCGGCATCGCCTTTGGTTTGGATCGTCTCATCATGATCCTGACCGGTTCCAAGTCCATTCGTGACGTGATCGCTTTCCCGAAGACGCAGAAGGCCACCTGTCTCATGACAGAAGCCCCGTCCGAAGTACCAAACAAGCAACTCCGCGATTTGGGCATCCGTTTGCGGGAAAAGAAAAAAGAAGATTAA
- a CDS encoding rhodanese-like domain-containing protein: MDEFNDILEEMDFQFFGAGEHGMSVEDMRHAIGNDHFLFLDVRTNEEVAHVAFPFAKHIPLDELPKRLDELPRDKFIVTFCAAVFRGAIAFAYLRANGFDEVKGLTASLEDMVMPFKPGPLAKI; the protein is encoded by the coding sequence ATGGACGAGTTCAATGACATCTTGGAAGAAATGGACTTTCAATTCTTTGGAGCTGGCGAACATGGCATGAGCGTTGAAGATATGCGCCACGCAATCGGCAACGATCACTTCCTTTTTCTGGATGTCCGCACCAACGAAGAAGTTGCCCACGTAGCCTTCCCGTTTGCCAAACATATTCCGCTCGACGAATTGCCGAAACGTCTGGATGAACTTCCCCGCGATAAATTCATTGTGACTTTCTGCGCGGCAGTATTCCGTGGCGCCATCGCTTTTGCCTACCTGCGAGCCAACGGCTTTGATGAAGTCAAAGGACTGACCGCATCGCTGGAAGACATGGTCATGCCATTCAAACCCGGCCCGCTGGCTAAAATCTAG
- a CDS encoding DUF116 domain-containing protein has product MSPLRSIHKARKRLFIGLISCACLLVCLFLMALWVVPYVGLENIHPAAKWVLGGVLVILIGVVCVAYWGLFLNIVTKKPLPGAKRFRGLTIKLFLPLMVMLGRVFGIEKELIRLSFISVNNDLVLAEAGRYAPDKILLLMPHCLQNSRCDKRLTYDINNCERCGKCPIAGLLGLHDKYGVNLAVATGGTIARRIVVQLRPQMIIAVACHRDLSSGIQDTYPLPVYGVLNQRPNGPCLDTTVALDEVEAMLQRFIDFDKLAAKTSETGKTISTGQAAKSF; this is encoded by the coding sequence ATGAGTCCTCTCCGATCCATACACAAGGCGCGTAAACGTCTCTTTATCGGCCTGATAAGTTGCGCCTGCCTGCTGGTTTGTCTGTTTCTCATGGCTCTGTGGGTTGTTCCCTATGTGGGGCTTGAGAATATACACCCCGCAGCCAAATGGGTGCTGGGTGGTGTACTCGTTATTTTGATCGGTGTGGTGTGCGTCGCCTACTGGGGTTTGTTCCTGAATATCGTCACCAAGAAACCCCTGCCCGGAGCCAAACGGTTTCGTGGTCTGACCATCAAACTTTTCCTGCCATTGATGGTTATGCTCGGTCGGGTATTCGGTATTGAAAAAGAATTGATTCGGCTGTCGTTTATTTCGGTGAACAACGATTTGGTGCTGGCCGAAGCGGGCCGGTATGCTCCTGATAAGATTCTGTTGCTTATGCCGCATTGTCTGCAGAATTCCCGGTGCGACAAACGACTGACTTACGATATCAACAATTGTGAGCGGTGCGGAAAGTGTCCCATTGCCGGACTGCTTGGTTTGCATGATAAATATGGGGTGAACTTGGCTGTGGCCACAGGTGGCACCATTGCCCGTCGTATCGTGGTACAACTTCGGCCGCAGATGATTATTGCCGTGGCCTGCCATCGTGATTTGTCCAGCGGTATTCAGGATACGTATCCGTTGCCGGTGTATGGCGTGCTTAATCAACGGCCCAATGGCCCGTGTCTCGATACCACCGTGGCTTTGGATGAAGTGGAGGCCATGCTTCAGCGTTTTATTGATTTTGACAAGCTTGCTGCAAAAACGTCTGAAACGGGCAAGACCATTTCCACCGGACAGGCGGCCAAGTCTTTCTAG
- a CDS encoding transcription antitermination factor NusB, giving the protein MQARSIKPLPPARQVALEALFRCLMNKQDIQAALDVALSSGEIDPRDAGLATELSYGYLRYKKRIEYVLSRFLKDPSKLTPKMRLAIGVAAYEILFLDKVPAYASVDWAVEFSKSKPGARLAGLFNAVLRRVSELGDTAHDPDFFRKDASLPEFLSRWYSCPQWLVDLWWREYGEKDATQYLEAQLKAPALGFNLYGHPEAEELYGEIAGWPEIIDIEGMSFALPAGTSFEGEPDPPMSRQSFAARQAVEALDPETWNSPIWDACAGRGGKTRILLEKDMSVFASDPHRGRLAALQRELPDVETFVANAATDSPPKKPGSILLDLPCSGLGVLSRRPDTKWKRKPHDLADLTRLQTEILQNAYDHLLPGGEIAIITCTLNPEENEGLIEKFVSAHPKVSVKKEWTTPPNSPLNEFFYATLLKVN; this is encoded by the coding sequence ATGCAAGCACGTTCAATAAAGCCCCTTCCTCCGGCGAGGCAGGTGGCGCTCGAAGCACTTTTCCGCTGCCTCATGAATAAGCAGGACATTCAGGCTGCTCTTGATGTAGCGCTCTCCTCCGGCGAAATTGACCCCCGCGATGCGGGCCTCGCCACTGAACTCTCTTACGGGTATCTCCGTTACAAAAAACGCATAGAATATGTATTGTCGCGGTTCCTCAAGGATCCCAGCAAACTGACACCCAAAATGCGTCTGGCCATAGGTGTCGCGGCTTACGAAATCCTCTTTCTCGATAAAGTCCCCGCATACGCTTCCGTGGACTGGGCCGTAGAATTTTCCAAATCCAAACCGGGCGCACGACTTGCCGGTCTGTTCAATGCCGTTCTCCGGCGAGTATCCGAACTGGGCGACACTGCTCACGACCCGGATTTTTTCCGTAAGGACGCATCGTTGCCCGAATTTCTGAGTCGCTGGTACTCCTGCCCGCAATGGCTGGTTGACCTGTGGTGGCGGGAATACGGAGAAAAAGACGCCACCCAGTATCTTGAAGCACAACTCAAAGCACCAGCCCTCGGCTTTAATCTGTATGGTCATCCCGAAGCAGAAGAACTGTACGGAGAGATTGCCGGCTGGCCGGAGATTATCGATATCGAAGGTATGAGCTTTGCCCTGCCTGCAGGGACCTCTTTTGAGGGAGAACCCGATCCGCCCATGTCCCGACAATCCTTTGCGGCCCGTCAGGCCGTGGAAGCACTTGATCCCGAAACATGGAACAGTCCCATTTGGGACGCATGCGCCGGACGTGGCGGCAAGACTCGGATATTGCTCGAAAAGGACATGTCAGTCTTCGCCTCTGACCCACACAGAGGTCGTCTGGCCGCGCTCCAACGAGAGTTGCCTGACGTAGAAACTTTTGTGGCCAATGCGGCCACGGATTCTCCGCCGAAAAAGCCCGGTTCCATCCTGCTCGATCTTCCCTGCTCCGGACTGGGAGTCCTGTCTCGCAGGCCTGACACAAAATGGAAGCGCAAACCCCACGATCTGGCCGACCTGACGCGCCTCCAGACCGAGATTCTGCAAAACGCCTACGACCATCTCCTTCCGGGGGGGGAAATCGCCATCATCACCTGCACTTTAAATCCAGAAGAAAACGAAGGGTTGATCGAAAAATTCGTCAGTGCCCACCCCAAAGTTTCGGTAAAAAAAGAATGGACCACACCACCGAATTCTCCGCTCAATGAATTCTTTTATGCAACACTGCTCAAGGTGAATTAA
- the hisS gene encoding histidine--tRNA ligase codes for MAKVQKIKGFVDLFPEEAAKFSFMESQAREAFTRYGFGELRTPILEKTELFQKSIGEDTDVVGKEMFTFPDRKNRSLTMRPEATAGVVRAFIESKTHQPGKVSKYFTFGPMFRYERPQKGRQRQFHQINAEIFGAPEAQADAELILMLRSFLNSLGLTKLTIELNSLGCHECRPTYKQALVDYYLSKDKEQFCEDCQRRMETNPLRVLDCKVPACKELVADAPSITDHLCEECETHFTDVKTILDGAGVAYELNPRLVRGLDYYVRTCFEVASYDIGSQTAVAGGGRYDGLIKNLGGADCPATGFACGMERLALLLDQVELDKPDFYLAVVDKGAANAAMLFAQQLRDKGFKGETSFSGGSMKSRMRAANKSGAKVCLIMGGDELANETITVKYMEEERDQETLSRSEYLAKL; via the coding sequence ATGGCGAAAGTACAAAAAATCAAAGGATTCGTGGACCTTTTCCCAGAAGAGGCCGCCAAATTCTCATTTATGGAGTCTCAGGCCCGTGAGGCCTTCACGCGATACGGGTTTGGCGAATTGCGCACACCCATTTTGGAAAAGACGGAGTTGTTCCAGAAATCCATCGGTGAAGATACAGACGTGGTGGGCAAGGAAATGTTCACTTTCCCTGACCGCAAGAATCGTTCCTTGACCATGCGACCTGAGGCCACGGCAGGTGTTGTCCGTGCATTCATCGAATCAAAAACACATCAGCCCGGCAAGGTCTCAAAATATTTCACGTTCGGTCCGATGTTTCGCTATGAGCGTCCTCAAAAAGGCCGTCAGCGTCAGTTCCACCAGATCAATGCCGAAATTTTTGGTGCTCCCGAAGCACAGGCTGATGCTGAGCTGATTCTCATGCTCCGCTCTTTTCTGAACAGCCTCGGACTGACCAAGCTGACTATCGAGTTGAATTCGTTGGGCTGCCACGAGTGTCGTCCCACCTACAAGCAGGCTTTGGTGGATTACTACTTGTCCAAGGATAAGGAGCAATTTTGCGAAGACTGCCAGCGTCGTATGGAAACCAATCCGTTGCGCGTCCTTGATTGCAAAGTGCCTGCCTGCAAGGAATTAGTCGCGGATGCCCCAAGTATAACCGATCATTTGTGCGAGGAATGTGAAACACATTTCACAGATGTGAAGACCATTTTGGATGGCGCCGGTGTTGCCTACGAATTGAATCCCCGACTGGTGCGCGGATTGGATTATTATGTGCGTACCTGTTTTGAGGTGGCGTCCTATGACATCGGTTCCCAGACCGCCGTTGCCGGTGGTGGCCGCTATGACGGCCTGATTAAGAATCTCGGTGGCGCAGACTGTCCTGCCACGGGTTTTGCCTGCGGCATGGAGCGTTTGGCTCTGTTGTTGGATCAGGTGGAGTTGGACAAACCTGACTTTTATCTCGCAGTAGTGGACAAGGGCGCGGCCAACGCCGCAATGCTCTTTGCCCAGCAGCTTCGCGACAAAGGTTTTAAGGGCGAAACGAGTTTTTCCGGCGGGTCCATGAAGTCCCGCATGCGTGCGGCCAACAAATCCGGCGCAAAAGTCTGCCTGATTATGGGTGGCGATGAGTTGGCAAACGAGACTATCACCGTCAAGTACATGGAAGAAGAGCGTGATCAGGAAACCCTGAGCCGTTCAGAATACTTGGCGAAATTATAA
- a CDS encoding sulfite exporter TauE/SafE family protein codes for MSTLEFIIAILSFSLSFIFALGGVGSALVLIPTLTWMGVPLSMARPTGLFVNAVSMLGATYSNIKEKRLDFRLGVPIIVASILLAPAGAWVGHLMPTRMVLIVFIGFLIFAGSMMIFFKSSKYADQYRKDRPVFGPLLVGIVAGFFSGLLGVGGGGLISPLMILQGFNPKKVAAVTALAVPFSSLSAFAAYAAMGSVSWRLLIFAGLAAWGGGYLGTKVMQRKMRPGTVKKFLGGVLLALAMKLLWQTLS; via the coding sequence ATGTCCACCCTTGAATTCATCATCGCGATCCTCTCATTCAGCCTGAGTTTCATTTTTGCCTTGGGTGGCGTCGGCTCAGCCCTCGTCCTCATTCCGACCCTGACATGGATGGGGGTCCCCTTGAGCATGGCACGACCAACCGGTCTGTTTGTCAATGCCGTCTCCATGCTCGGTGCGACCTATTCCAATATCAAAGAAAAGCGTCTCGACTTTCGCCTTGGTGTACCCATCATCGTGGCCTCTATCCTTCTGGCACCGGCAGGAGCCTGGGTGGGACATCTTATGCCGACCCGCATGGTACTCATAGTTTTCATCGGCTTTCTCATTTTCGCAGGAAGCATGATGATCTTTTTCAAAAGTTCAAAATATGCCGATCAATACCGAAAAGATAGACCTGTCTTCGGCCCGCTGCTGGTGGGGATCGTCGCCGGTTTCTTCTCCGGTCTGCTCGGCGTAGGCGGGGGCGGACTTATTTCTCCACTCATGATCCTGCAAGGATTCAATCCCAAAAAAGTAGCCGCAGTGACGGCTCTCGCCGTTCCATTCTCTTCACTTTCGGCCTTTGCCGCTTACGCTGCCATGGGGTCCGTCTCTTGGCGACTGCTTATCTTCGCTGGCCTTGCTGCATGGGGCGGAGGGTACCTTGGCACCAAGGTCATGCAACGAAAAATGCGTCCCGGCACAGTCAAAAAATTCCTCGGTGGTGTCCTGCTCGCTCTCGCGATGAAACTCCTCTGGCAAACCCTTTCTTAG